Proteins found in one Leishmania major strain Friedlin complete genome, chromosome 35 genomic segment:
- a CDS encoding putative chaperone protein DNAj (previous protein_id=AAZ14521.1), translated as MFRYLSASTARRAGAWGAGASLSAAPGASSTFCSSTNPARLYSSGNKDYYKMLGVDRNSDLKDIKKAYRKRALETHPDQGGNKEEFAEVAEAYEVLSNPEKRKVYDQYGSEAATNPNMGGAGMGGFGTGGRSAEDIFAEFFRGGMGGMGGFGDMFGGGPGGRQGTPTLQPLEVRTRLTLEDVYKGVTKTMRVNRPQVCSDCTGFGTKSKTEKPKCTQCNGSGHVVQQHRMGPGMVQQTISECPRCRGTGTVAKLEDQCHKCHGKGYRTVSQDVTIEIPAGVPSNVTLVVRGEGGTIPGAPPADMHLHIELTPHRVFQRRGNDLIVNKDVTLQEALLGLHMPLRLLDGRTVNVETSADQILKPEGVIKVTGEGLPGTSGERGDVYIFTHLKMPNKLSDEQKAHIKKAFGTPGKDADASPGNTVRARVLRESREQLEEQKRSLWASQESGGHSGGGGGSSRRSAGSTHGSGAQQVECATQ; from the coding sequence ATGTTCCGCTATCTCTCCGCGTCGACCGCGCGCAGAGCTGGCGCCTGGGGTGCGGGCGCGTCCCTTTCTGCCGCACCTggcgcctccagcaccttcTGTTCTTCCACAAACCCTGCTCGTTTGTACTCGAGCGGCAACAAGGACTACTACAAGATGCTCGGCGTCGACCGAAACTCCGACTTGAAGGATATTAAGAAAGCTTACCGGAAGCGCGCGTTGGAGACCCATCCGGACCAGGGCGGTAACAAGGAGGAATTTGCAGAGGTGGCCGAAGCCTACGAGGTGCTTAGTAACCCCGAGAAGAGGAAGGTGTATGACCAGTACGGATCCGAGGCGGCCACGAACCCGAACATGGGCGGCGCAGGTATGGGTGGCTTCGGCACCGGTGGCCGCTCAGCTGAGGACATCTTTGCTGAGTTTTTCCGCGGCGGAATGGGTGGGATGGGCGGATTTGGCGACATGTTTGGCGGCGGCCCCGGTGGCCGTCAGGGGACGCCCACACTCCAGCCGCTGGAGGTGCGGACGCGGTTGACGTTGGAAGACGTGTACAAGGGCGTGACCAAGACGATGCGCGTGAACCGCCCGCAGGTGTGCTCGGATTGCACTGGCTTCGGCACCAAAAGCAAGACCGAGAAACCTAAGTGCACCCAGTGCAACGGCTCCGGGCACGTTGTGCAACAGCACCGGATGGGCCCCGGCATGGTGCAACAGACGATCTCAGAGTGCCCGCGGTGCCGCGGAACCGGTACAGTGGCGAAGCTGGAGGACCAATGCCACAAGTGTCACGGAAAGGGTTACCGCACCGTATCGCAGGACGTCACCATTGAAATCCCAGCCGGGGTGCCGTCGAATGTGACACTTGTAGTgcgcggcgagggcggcacgATCCCTggggcgccgccagcggACATGCACTTGCACATCGAGCTAACTCCCCACCGTGTCTTTCAGCGTCGCGGCAACGACCTCATTGTTAACAAGGAcgtgacgctgcaggaggcgcttcTGGGGCTGCACATGCCCCTGAGGTTGCTCGACGGCCGCACCGTCAACGTGGAAACATCGGCCGATCAGATTTTGAAGCCAGAAGGGGTGATCAAGGTTACTGGAGAGGGCTTGCCTGGCACTTCCGGAGAGCGCGGTGATGTTTACATCTTCACGCACCTCAAGATGCCCAACAAGCTGAGCGATGAGCAGAAGGCGCACATCAAGAAGGCGTTCGGCACACCCGGGAAAGACGCTGACGCGTCGCCCGGCAACACTGTGAGGGCAcgggtgctgcgcgagtctcgcgagcagctggaggagcagaagcggAGCCTGTGGGCTTCGCAAGAGAGTGGTGGCCacagcggaggtggcggtggcagctcTCGCCGCTCGGCGGGAAGCACGCATGGTAgtggcgcgcagcaggtggagTGTGCGACGCAGTAG
- a CDS encoding conserved hypothetical protein (previous protein_id=AAZ14522.1), translating into MRTCQLYACAAFRGLVRSAAATPARTISQSTPLSSSAHDVDGSSSSGGAVSTAPERTSWSHVSPRFSSFPVSGDCAAILKYPYKVISTEQELKEAVGVLQRSRQIAIDVEAFCTPEAIKTPQLGRVSLVQTCSDVVPVVFLFDVLSLSVPVFMQAIRPLFHDETIRKLFFDCRRDIEALSTQMDLTPRRVLDLQLLFTSVQWKLRSVNRRSGMTYVLKSVAGIHRQEGDSAVQTAMMVGDRPVWDTRPLPEHFLEYAADDVRHIHLLSTYFPSLTQQVSEAAVERLTAQYVQHYGVGHAVTEEADAQPAQVNTAWLERYIGPGGVCSFCGSKGHTETECFRKLNGNMRCSFCGVTGHTARNCFQKHPELLKCDRCGQLGHSTANCFRANPCKHCGGNHRSENCHYRAHIANA; encoded by the coding sequence ATGAGGACTTGTCAGCTTTACGCCTGTGCTGCATTCCGTGGACTTGTGCGGAGTGCTGCGGCTACACCAGCACGCACGATCTCGCAGAGCACGCCTTTGTCGTCGAGCGCGCATGACGTCGatggaagcagcagcagcggtggtgccgttAGTACCGCCCCAGAAAGGACGTCTTGGTCGCACGTGTCGCcacgcttctcctcctttcctGTGAGCGGCGACTGCGCCGCCATTCTGAAGTATCCATACAAGGTAATCAGCACTGAGCAGGAACTGAAAGAAGCCGTTGGGGTGTTGCAGCGCAGTCGGCAAATCGCCATCGATGTCGAGGCTTTCTGCACCCCAGAGGCAATCAAGACGCCTCAGCTCGGTCGTGTCTCACTTGTGCAGACCTGCAGTGACGTGGTACCCGTTGTGTTCTTGTTTGACGTTCTCTCTTTGTCAGTGCCGGTCTTCATGCAGGCTATCCGGCCCCTGTTCCACGACGAGACGATTCGAAAGCTCTTCTTCGACTGCCGACGCGACATCGAAGCACTGAGCACGCAGATGGACTTGACGCCGAGGCGTGTGCTGGATTTGCAGCTCCTTTTTACCTCCGTGCAGTGgaagctgcgcagcgtgaACCGGCGGTCTGGCATGACGTACGTGCTTAAGAGTGTCGCCGGTATCCACCGGCAGGAGGGCGACTCCGCCGTGCAGACAGCCATGATGGTTGGCGACCGCCCCGTTTGGGATACGCGACCGCTGCCGGAGCACTTCCTCGAGTACGCCGCCGACGATGTTCGGCACATTCACCTCCTCTCCACGTACTTTCCGTCTCTGACGCAGCAGGTGTcggaggcagcggtggagcggctgaCGGCTCAGTACGTCCAGCACTACGGCGTCGGACATGCGGTGACAGAAGAGGCCGACGCCCAGCCGGCTCAGGTGAACACGGCCTGGCTGGAGAGGTACATTGGGCCCGGCGGGGTCTGCAGCTTCTGTGGTAGCAAGGGGCACACGGAGACGGAGTGTTTCCGCAAGCTCAACGGCAACATGCGCTGCTCCTTCTGCGGCGTCACGGGCCACACGGCGCGTAATTGCTTCCAGAAGCACCCCGAGCTGCTCAAGTGCGACCGCTGCGGCCAGCTAGGACACAGTACCGCGAACTGCTTCCGTGCGAACCCGTGCAAGCACTGCGGCGGCAACCACCGAAGTGAGAACTGCCACTACCGCGCGCATATTGCGAATGCCTGA
- a CDS encoding conserved hypothetical protein (previous protein_id=AAZ14523.1), whose protein sequence is MLGIQSWYTALAVPTIVIGGFVATRKRLAYQWREELMDPDGAAYPTMTDADMEFFRRVAPASAVAAAEAVAAPLQRQRAKLQNTPAAHAATEGAHGVALTAKENIGVCVRSNVLPPEMRNVLLNEVQRWSQTLGNTVDPRKIRAIERSVQLAIAREALESGEVDARASSNPGAASSTPLDFGFLKHTRVIADHPEDIQLMKAPWGSGDRIRLAEMPASLRYLVERAWQTFEGIGRLRHVYIEYSPTGQFYRAPRPPKMYDGHDYVVIPLRRDQGDTVVTMSPVLRSRVSDLREVVRHSWTNRDVDVLLPSGCMLRVYGTARYEWGWGIRPGPTWFGSRLNPLSPAKAARLDVDPCAGLLYRLKHRLRTYLGMPQGSTAVPPPSCSAATDAALVVLHYEGPRSSTKQRSLLLEPEIWIFGRAPSVESFETWTEDRPTADAVGEEGLLWFMMRNYLDMLTVS, encoded by the coding sequence ATGCTTGGGATTCAGTCGTGGTACACCGCATTGGCGGTTCCAACCATCGTCATTGGCGGCTTCGTGGCCACTCGCAAGCGCTTGGCGTACCAGTGGAGAGAGGAGCTGATGGACCCGGATGGCGCCGCGTACCCGACCATGACGGATGCCGACATGGAATTTTTTCGCCGCGTCGCACCGGCCAGtgctgtggcagcggctgaGGCGgtcgcggcaccgctgcagcggcagcgagccaAACTACAAAACACACCTGCAGCCCACGCGGCGACAGAGGGGGCACACGGTGTCGCCCTCACGGCAAAGGAGAACATcggggtgtgcgtgcgaagCAATGTTCTGCCGCCGGAGATGCGAAACGTTTTGCTTAACGAGGTTCAGCGCTGGTCGCAGACGCTCGGCAACACCGTGGATCCGCGCAAAATCCGCGCTATCGAACGATCAGTGCAGCTGGCGATCGCGAGGGAGGCGCTGGAAAGCGGTGAGGTGGACGCGCGCGCCTCGTCCAATCCcggcgcagcgtcgtcgacgccgcttGACTTTGGATTCCTGAAGCATACACGGGTCATCGCGGACCATCCCGAGGACATCCAGCTCATGAAGGCACCGTGGGGCTCGGGAGACCGGATTCGCCTCGCGGAAATGCCGGCCTCTCTGCGCTACCTCGTTGAACGTGCTTGGCAAACGTTCGAGGGCATAGGGCGGTTGAGGCACGTCTACATTGAGTACTCGCCGACAGGCCAGTTCTACCGGGCGCCTCGACCGCCAAAGATGTATGATGGCCACGACTACGTCGTCATCCCACTTCGACGTGACCAGGGTGACACGGTTGTGACGATGAGCCCGGTGCTACGCTCGCGAGTGAGTGATTTGCGCGAGGTTGTGCGGCACTCGTGGACCAATCGCGATGtggatgtgctgctgccgagcggGTGTATGCTGCGTGTGTATGGCACCGCGCGGTACGAGTGGGGATGGGGGATTCGACCAGGGCCCACGTGGTTTGGGAGCCGACTGAATCCGCTCAGTCCTGCAAAGGCGGCTAGATTGGACGTGGACCCTTGCGCTGGACTCTTGTACCGGTTGAAGCACAGACTACGGACGTACCTAGGGATGCCGCAGGGCTCTACAGCCGTCCCCCCACCAAGCTGTAGTGCCGCGaccgacgcggcgctggTCGTGCTGCACTATGAAGGACCTCGCTCGTCCACAAAGCAGCGCTCCCTCTTGCTAGAGCCAGAGATCTGGATCTTTGGCCGCGCACCGTCTGTCGAGTCTTTTGAAACGTGGACCGAAGACCGCCCCACAGCGGACGCCGTTGGTGAGGAGGGTCTCCTATGGTTTATGATGCGCAACTACTTGGACATGCTCACGGTGAGCTAG
- the GLO1 gene encoding trypanothione-dependent glyoxalase I (previous protein_id=AAZ14524.1) encodes MPSRRMLHTMIRVGDLDRSIKFYTERLGMKVLRKWDVPEDKYTLVFLGYGPEMSSTVLELTYNYGVTSYKHDEAYGHIAIGVEDVKELVADMRKHDVPIDYEDESGFMAFVVDPDGYYIELLNEKTMMEKAEADMKEQGTA; translated from the coding sequence ATGCCGTCTCGTCGTATGCTGCACACCATGATTCGCGTCGGCGATCTCGACCGCTCCATCAAGTTCTACACGGAGCGTCTGGGGATGAAGGTGCTACGGAAGTGGGATGTCCCGGAGGACAAGTACACCCTCGTCTTTCTTGGCTACGGACCTGAGATGAGCTCGACGGTTCTGGAGCTGACGTACAACTACGGTGTCACGTCCTACAAACACGACGAAGCGTACGGTCATATTGCCATTGGGGTGGAGGACGTCAAGGAGCTGGTGGCTGATATGCGCAAGCATGACGTGCCGATCGACTACGAAGACGAAAGCGGCTTCATGGCGTTTGTAGTCGACCCGGACGGGTATTACATTGAGCTGCTCAACGAGAAGACGATgatggagaaggcggaggcggataTGAAGGAGCAGGGCACTGCGTAA
- a CDS encoding putative phospholipase A1 (previous protein_id=AAZ14525.1) — translation MHPIFDYILSIHYLPAGASVLLSCLAAAWGVDWKVCIMMTCVGSLVTCAVFYVQPLQCFSPLGGSFNVGTREVCGERGAMKPPVTIVYPTASGTPRSGIQYIPFGERSYLVGIASYSKVPYALVKDLWLLRKKMRPNAEPAPLFQRDGMPRPMIVFSHGLGGFPHLYSTLLMDLAVRGAVVFALSHMDGSAAFCRDAEREIRIPLNTQVGWTSEDRAPQLEVRIRETLNTIKRIRSGELLLALGYDKETVDKYIEKEPRIHLLGHSFGGATCLAAALADTQAASERGGVSSIASTVVYDPWMIPLQKTMFYDKLTDRKQPVHFTTPTLQIFSEEWVRSKEQHAFFEEVKAIVDAQPRTTEESALVSAVDAKLKVMKTSWYTIKDYRGTGHLTCTDVSLFSPVLYRAAYMTASPRGCIVAFAAETMRFIEKVSGPLPLDTKLLNDSALAAALRG, via the coding sequence ATGCACCCAATCTTCGACTACATCTTGTCTATTCACTACCTGCCGGCCGgggcgtcggtgctgctgtcatgccttgcggcggcgtgggGGGTGGATTGGAAGGTGTGCATCATGATGACCTGTGTGGGTTCACTTGTGACTTGCGCCGTCTTCTACGTTCAGCCCTTGCAGTGCTTTTCCCCGCTTGGGGGAAGCTTCAACGTGGGCACGCGTGAGGTGTGTGGTGAGCGCGGTGCCATGAAGCCCCCCGTCACCATCGTCTACCCGACCGCTAGCGGCACGCCGCGGAGCGGAATTCAGTACATTCCGTTTGGCGAGCGCAGTTACCTGGTTGGCATAGCTAGTTACAGTAAAGTCCCCTACGCACTGGTGAAGGACCTTTGGCTTCTGCGCAAGAAGATGCGACCTAACGCGGAGCCAGCGCCGCTCTTCCAGCGCGATGGCATGCCACGTCCGATGATCGTGTTCAGCCACGGTCTTGGCGGATTTCCGCACTTGTACAGCACACTGCTGATGGACCTCGCTGTGCGCGGGGCCGTCGTGTTTGCCCTGTCGCACAtggacggcagcgctgccttctGCCGCGACGCCGAGAGGGAGATTCGCATTCCGCTGAACACCCAGGTAGGCTGGACTTCCGAGGATCGCGCTCCGCAGCTAGAGGTTCGCATCCGAGAGACCCTCAACACAATCAagcgcatccgcagcggcgagctACTGCTCGCGCTCGGGTACGACAAGGAGACGGTGGACAAGTACATCGAAAAGGAGCCGCGCATTCACCTTCTTGGGCATTCGTTTGGCGGCGCGACATGCCTGGCGGCTGCCCTGGCTGACACGCAAGCCGCGAGTGAAAGGGGCGGGGTGAGCAGCATCGCCAGCACTGTCGTCTATGACCCTTGGATGATCCCACTACAGAAGACGATGTTCTACGACAAGCTCACGGACAGGAAGCAACCGGTCCACTTCACCACACCAACGCTGCAGATCTTCTCTGAGGAGTGGGTGCGGAGCAAGGAACAGCACGCGTTCTTTGAGGAGGTCAAGGCCATCGTCGACGCACAGCCGCGCACGACTGAGGAGAGCGCTCTTGTGTCAGCAGTCGACGCCAAGCTGAAGGTGATGAAGACGTCGTGGTACACGATAAAGGACTACCGCGGCACTGGACACTTGACGTGCACGGACGTCTCATTGTTCAGTCCGGTATTGTACCGCGCGGCTTACATGACGGCGTCACCGCGAGGCTGCATTGTAGCGTTCGCAGCAGAAACAATGCGGTTCATTGAAAAGGTCTCCGGCCCGTTGCCCCTCGACACCAAACTTCTCAACGACTCggcgctcgccgctgcgctgagGGGGTAA
- a CDS encoding putative prenyl protein specific carboxyl methyltransferase (previous protein_id=AAZ14526.1) — protein sequence MSHSSAREQGAGEKEEIRRINRELQRNLILETALIGFALGVLALAGVLFTAYGWHTHNDNLFALGLYILAVHVAFHVLEFLVAAFTRPRDTHPDAFMVFHSIPYLTASGTALLEFFVEAYAVPEKWKLDPTRHALLGFFLRVNYTSALFFTLLVLVFYGIRVVSMLQCGSNFSLMIEHERHSGHQLVTHGLYRYLRHPAYFGWFWRTCCAQWILANPVSAVVHTVVTWYFFRSRIAYEETALQRPDYFGEAYKKYKVRTIVGIPFL from the coding sequence ATGAGTCATTCGAGTGCACGGGAGCAAGGGGCGGGCGAGAAGGAAGAGATCAGGCGCATCAATcgtgagctgcagcgcaaccTCATCTTGGAAACGGCCCTAATTGGCTTCGCCCTTGGTGTGCTGGCCTTGGCAGGCGTACTTTTCACTGCATACGGatggcacacgcacaacgacAACCTGTTCGCTCTTGGACTGTATATTCTTGCTGTGCATGTTGCCTTCCACGTCTTGGAGTTTCTTGTGGCCGCGTTCACTCGCCCTCGGGACACCCACCCGGATGCCTTCATGGTGTTTCACTCGATACCGTACCTCACCGCGAGTGgaacggcgctgctggaatTTTTTGTGGAGGCGTACGCCGTCCCTGAGAAGTGGAAGCTGGACCCCACCCGTCATGCCCTGCTTGGTTTTTTCTTGCGAGTGAACTACACCTCGGCGCTGTTCTTCACACTTCTTGTCCTTGTTTTCTACGGCATCCGCGTCGTGTCAATGCTGCAGTGCGGCTCCAACTTTTCCCTCATGATTGAGCACGAGCGGCACTCTGGTCATCAGCTTGTGACGCATGGCCTCTACCGCTATCTGCGCCACCCGGCCTACTTTGGATGGTTTTGGCGCACGTGTTGCGCGCAGTGGATTCTGGCGAACCCGGTCTCCGCCGTGGTACACACGGTGGTAACCTGGTACTTCTTCCGGTCCCGCATCGCCTACGAGGAAACTGCACTGCAACGACCAGACTACTTTGGGGAGGCGTACAAGAAGTACAAGGTGCGCACCATCGTCGGGATTCCATTTCTGTAA
- a CDS encoding conserved hypothetical protein (previous protein_id=AAZ14527.1) → MSSVFTYGAHGANPMAKKYGEMAVKSSKCGSKNFVYTKAHDDAHSFPRHHHRQGDNPVRLSFTWARWRWIVHDFRMFGLFGALRKHYYIGEAWRRKDEKIFVGKDENGNKYWQSRRAQGTYFVRILEPADPHWFRGQSPHAASPMWLKWMQGGAAHTPAQMKARGEWGHNSRLGIPMPFNIKYNEWSPLNAGNIYTRDPMWVATTGLLVNPERRALQEAGFSRWMWQKGLPVYMPFCGVHDYSDELVEEFYRGQWAFGHESKGNDHDEWRN, encoded by the coding sequence ATGTCCAGCGTCTTCACCTATGGCGCCCATGGCGCCAACCCCATGGCGAAGAAGTACGGCGAGATGGCCGTGAAGTCGTCGAAGTGTGGATCGAAGAACTTTGTGTACACCAAGGCGCACGACGATGCGCATAGCTTCCCGCGGCACCACCATCGTCAGGGCGACAACCCCGTGCGGCTCTCCTTCACGTGGGCTCGCTGGCGGTGGATAGTGCATGACTTTCGCATGTTCGGCCTCTTTGGCGCTCTGCGGAAGCACTACTATATTGGTGAGGCCTGGCGCCGCAAGGATGAGAAGATCTTTGTCGGAAAGGACGAGAACGGCAACAAGTACTGGCAGAGCCGTCGTGCACAGGGTACGTACTTTGTACGCATACTCGAGCCGGCTGATCCGCACTGGTTCCGCGGCCAGTCTCCACACGCGGCCAGTCCGATGTGGCTGAAGTGGATgcagggcggcgccgcgcacacTCCGGCGCAGATGAAGGCGCGTGGTGAGTGGGGTCACAACTCTCGTCTTGGAATTCCCATGCCCTTCAACATCAAGTACAACGAGTGGTCGCCGCTCAACGCCGGCAACATCTACACACGCGATCCGATGTGGGTAGCCACGACGGGTCTCCTCGTCAATCCGGAACGCCGCGCATTGCAGGAGGCGGGCTTCTCGCGTTGGATGTGGCAGAAGGGCCTGCCGGTCTACATGCCCTTTTGCGGTGTGCATGACTACTCGGATGAGCTGGTGGAAGAGTTCTACCGTGGCCAGTGGGCCTTTGGTCACGAGAGCAAAGGTAACGATCATGATGAGTGGCGCAACTAA